CTCGACGAGCCGTTCGGTGCACTCGATGCGCTGACCCGGCTGAAGATGTACGGGCTGCTGCACGATCTGTGGTCGCGCCGACAGATGGCGGTATTGCACGTCACCCATGACGTCGACGAGGCGATCCTGCTGGCCGACCGTGTCGTGGTGCTCTCCGGCGGGCGGGTTTCGTTGGACCGGCGGGTCGGGTTGCCCTTCCCCCGCACCCGCAGCGCCGAGGGCTTCGACGACCTGCGCCGCGCCCTGCTGTCCGCGCTCGGTGTCCGCGAGGAGGTGGGCCATGACTGATGCGCTGAGCACCGACGTCCTGGTGATCGGTGGTGGCCCGGCCGCCACCTGGGCAGCGATCTCGGCCGCCGAATCCGGTGCCCGGGTCATCCTGGTGGACAAGGGCTACTGCGGTACCAGCGGGGCGACCGCGGCCGGCGGGAACAACCTGTGGGCGATCGCCCCCGGCCCGGGACGTGTGGAGTCCGTGCGGGAACGCGAGCTGCCGGCGGGCCGGATCACCGACTCGGAGTGGATGTTCCGCGTGCTGGCCACCTCGTGGGACCGGCTCGAACAGCTCTCCGAGTGGGGCTATCCCTTCCCGGTGGGTGCCGACGGCCGGGAGATGCGCAGCAGCCTGCAGGGCCCGGAGTACATGCGCCGGATGCGCCGCAAGGCCCACCGCAGTGGGGTCCGCATCCTCGATCACCACCCGGCGCTGGACCTGGCGGCCGATCCCGACGGTGTCGTCAACGGGGCCAGCGGGATCGCTCGCCAGGACGGCGGACGGCCGTGGCAGATCAGCGCGGGCGCCGTCGTGCTGGCCACCGGCGGAACCGCGTTCCTGTCCGGGACTTTCGGCACCAACGTCGACACCGGCGAGGGTCTGCTGATGGCCGCCGAGCACGGCGCGCACTTGTCCGGGATGGAGTTCTGCACCGCCTACGCGCTGGCTCCTGAATGGGGCGTGCACACCAAGGGGCGAATGCTGCAGTGGGGCAGCTTCTATGACGAGCATGGTCGCCCGTTCAGCACCCAGCGTGGCCTGAGTGGGCGCCAGGATGCGCAGCGCGCGCTGACTCGCGGCCAGCGGGTGTTCGCCCGGCTCGACCGGGCGCCCGAACACATCCGGCAGACCATGCGCGACGCGCAGCCGAACTACTTCCTACCGCTCGACAAGGCGGGCATCGACCCGTTCACCACGGCCTACCCGGTTCGGATGGTCTACGAGGGATCGGTCCGCGGCACCGGGGGCCTGCGCCTGGTCGGGCCCGACTGCGCGACAACGGTTCCCGGCCTGTACGCGGCCGGTGACGCCGCGACTCGTGAGCTCATCACCGGTTCGCTGTCCGGCGGCGGAAGCCGCAACGGCTCGTGGGCGATCGCATCGGGCACCTTCGCCGGTCGGGGTGCCGCCGAGTTCAGCCGGACCCGGCGGGTGCGCCCGGCCGAGGCCGCCCCCACCCGGCGCTCACGCTCAGGTGCGCCCAGCGTCGAGGAGGTGGTGGCCGCCGCCCAGTCGCACGTCTTGCCACCGCAGCGCAGCTTTGTGAAATCCGAAGAGCGCTTGCGTGAATCGGCCGAGGCGCTGGACACGGTGTGGCGCGACATCGCCGACGGTCTGGCCCCGGTACCCGCCCGCGACACCTACAAGCAGCGCCAGGCCGTGGCCATGGTCGCGGCCGCTCGCTGGATCACCGCGGCTTCGCTGGCCCGGCCCGAGAGCCGTGGGCTGCACCGGCGCGAGGACCTGCCCGACTCCGATCCCCACTACGAGCACCGCGTCCTCGTCGGTGGGCTCGACGAGGTCTGGACATCACCGGATCCCGTCGCGCCGCAGCTCATCTCGTCGGAGGCGGTGGCATGATCGAGATCGTCAGTCCGGCCGCCTGCGTCAAGTGCGACGTCTGCATCAAGGTCTGCCCCACCGACGTCTTCGACCGCGGCCCCGACGGCGTTCCTGTCATCGCGCGCCAACCCGACTGCCAGACCTGCTTCATGTGCGAGGCGTACTGCCCCACCGACGCCCTCTACGTCGCCCCGGTCTCCACACCCGTCGACGTCGACAGCCCGCACGCGTCGGAAGAAGCGGTGCGCAGTTCGGGTCTGCTCGGCGGTTACCGCGAGATGGTCGGCTGGGGCCAGGGACGCACGCCGGGATCCCGGCTGGATCAGAACCCGGTGCTGACGGCGGTTCCGCCGCTGCCCGAGCCGCGGCTGGGTTTCCCCGCGGTGCTCGCCGACGGGACCTGGAACCACCGTGGACCCGTTGCGGTGCATCCCTCGGACGACCATCCTTGATCCATGCCTGAAGGTGACGCCGCGGGCGACCGGGTACCCGAAACGTCCGCGGACCCGCGACTGGTCCGAGCAGCAACCGTTTTCGCGCGGTTGGCACTGGCTTCCGCATTCCTGTCCGCCGTCGCCGACCGGTTCGGGCTGTGGGGGCCGGCCGGTACTCCGAATGTCGCCTGGGGAAACTTCGAGTCCTTCACCGACTACGTCCACGTTCTGACGCCCTACCTGTCCGGTGGGTTGCTGGACGCGACGGCGTGGGCCGCGACGATCGTGGAGATCCTGCTGGCTGTCGGGTTGCTGTTGGGCATCGCGTTGCGATGGGTGTCTCTTGCCAGTGCTGCGACGCTGATGGTCTTCGGCGTCTCGATGTTCTTGTTCGCCGGCCTCGAGACACCGTTCAGCGCATCGGTTTTCACCGCTGCCGCGGCGGCCCTGCTGCTCGGCCTGGCTCCCGACAGCAGTCACACCTTCAGACTGGATCGGCTCGTCGGGGCCTGAGCAAACACACACACAAGTTCCCCCACCGGTGTCGCCCGGCAGAAAACTGGTGCGAATGCTGCGCCGGAGCACTGTTACGTTTGCTGTGACGGCGAGGAGGAACGCCATGACCAGCACAACGTCGGAGGAAGCCCGCCGCGGCGCCGCGATGACCACCGTCGTATTGAGCTTCGTCTGTGTGGGATTCGGCTACCTCGGGCTTGCCGGTGTGGTGTCGGACATCCTGCCGGCGGTGCCTGTGTTGGCCCTGGCTTTCGCGTTGCTTCCAGGAACCAAGCAGTGGTGCCAGAGATGATTCCGCCCGAACCACCCGCGCACTACGTCCCGCCTGGTCATCCACCGCCACCCGCGGCAGTACAACCAAGCGGCATCCTCGCGATCGTCGCCGCACTCCTGTGCCTGCCCTGCATGCTGCACAGCCTGTGGACGATGGCCCTCTCGCTGTTGGCGATGTGGGTGTTCGCACCGATGGGCACCGCGATGTTTTACCCGCCCCTGGTGGTCCAGCCCGCGACCGTCGTCGGGATGTTCCTCGCGGCGGCCATGTTCCTCGGCGGCGCCATCATGCTGCTGCGCCACAAGACGTCCGGCGTGGTGCTGATCGTGACAGCCTCGGTCATCAGTGCCACCTTGTCGGCCGTCAATCTCACAGTCTTCAACGACACCGCTGGCGGATCCGAACTGAAAACTTTCGGCCTGCCCGCCGTCACCGGGATCTGTGCGCTGTTGTCCGGCGCCTTCCGCAGGTGCGGGCGTTAGTCAGAGCTTCTGCACCGGAGCGTGGTTGTGCATCAGCTTCACCCGGCCGGCGCTACCGAAGTCGATCAGTGACATCGCCGACTCGCCCACGCCCGAAACTTCCTCGACGCGGCCCAGGCCGTACTTGTCGTGGGTGACGCGGTCGCCGGGTTCCAGCGTGATCACCGGGCGGTTGCGGGCCGGCGCGGGCCGTGACGGCGACGGACGCGGGGTGCCATAGCGACCGGCGTTGCCGACCGGTGCGCTCATCGACGACGGCTGCTCGATGCGCCGCCAATTGATCAGGTCCTCCGGGATCTCGCGCAGGAACCGCGATTCCGGGTTGAGCATGGGCTGCCCCCACGACGACCGCACCTTGGCGCGTGAGAGATACAGCCGCTTGCGGGCCCGGGTGATGCCGACATACGCCAGCCGCCGTTCCTCGGACAGCTCGTTGGGATCGCCCAGTGCCCGCATGTGCGGGAACATGCCGTCCTCCCAGCCGGTGACGAACACCGCCGGGAACTCCAGCCCCTTGGCGGTGTGCAGCGTCATCATCGTCACCACGCCCGCACCGTCTTCGGGGATCTCGTCGGCATCGGCGACCAGCGACACCCGCTCCAGGAACTGGGCCAGCACTCCGGTGTCGGGGATGTCCTCGTCGACCGGCTCATCCTCGCCCTGTTCGGCCAGCGCCCGGGCATTGGCCAGGTCGGTACTGAATTCGTGTGCGACGCTGACCAATTCATTGAGGTTGTCCAACCGGGCCAGATCCTGCGGATCACTGGAGGCTTCCAGTTCGCGACGGTAGCCGGTGCGTTCCAGCACGGCCTCGACCAGATCCCCCAGCTCGTCATCGAGCTTGGCCCGCAACTGGTCCAGCATCTCCACGAAGCTCGCGATCGCCTTCTCCGAGCGGGTGTTGAGCATCGGCACCCGGCCCTCGGCCGCGGCCTGCAACGCGTCGTTGAAGCTGGCCCCGGTGTTCTCGGCGTACACCGCGACGCAGGCCTCCGCCCGGTCGCCGATGCCGCGGCGCGGGGTGTTGAGGATGCGGCGCATGCTCACCGAATCACCCGGGTTGTCCAGCACCCGCAGGTAGGCCACGATGTCGCGGATCTCGCGGCGCTCGTAGAACCGGACGCCGCCGACGACCTTGTACGGGATGCCGGCGCGGATGAAGACCTCTTCCAGCGCGCGCGAGGAGTTGTTGGTGCGGTAGAACACCGCGACGTCACCGTATTTGAGGCCTTCGCTGTCGGCCAGCGCGTCGATCTCCTCGGCGACGAACCGGGCCTCGTCGTGCTCGTTGTCGGCCACGTAGCCGACGATCAGCTCCCCCTCGCCCTCCTCTGTCCACAGCCGCTTGTCCCGGCGCCCCGCGTTGCGGGCGATCACCGAGTTGGCCGCGTTCAGGATGGTCTGGGTGGAGCGGTAGTTCTGTTCGAGCAGGATCGTCGTCGCGTCCGGATAGTCGCGCTCGAAGTCCTCGATGTTGCGGATCGTCGCCCCACGGAACGCGTAGATGGACTGATCGGCGTCACCCACCACGCACAGCTCCGATGCCGCCACCCCGTCGCTCGCGTCGAGGTGGTGCCCCACCAATTCGCGCACCAACACGTACTGGGCATGGTTGGTGTCCTGGTACTCGTCGACCAGGATGTGGCGGAACCGGCGCCGGTAGTACTGGGCGATCTGCGGGAACGCCTGCAGGATGCCGACCGTCTCCCCGATCAGGTCGTCGAAGTCCAGCGCGTTGGCGGCCCGCAGCCGGCGCTGATACTCGCCATAGACCTGGGCGATGATGCCGGCCATCTCCTCGGCCGCCTCCGACGCCTCGGCGGCCGCCTGCTCCGGGCCGATCAGCTCGTTCTTCAGGTTCGAGATGCCATTGGCCAGCAACCGCGGCGAATACCGCTTGGTGTCCAACCCCAGGTCCTTGCCGATCATCATCAGCAGGCGCCGCGAATCGTCGGAGTCGTAGATCGAGAAGTTGGAGTTCAACCCCGGCAGCAGCGACGCCTGATTGCGCAGGATCCGCACACAGGTGGAGTGGAACGTCGACACCCACATGTTCCGCGCACGGGGGCCCACCAACTGGACCACGCGCTCCCGCATCTCGGCGGCCGCCTTGTTGGTGAACGTGATCGCCAGGATCTGCCCCACCCCGACGTCGCGTGCGGCCAACAGGTAGGCGATGCGCCGGGTCAGCACGGCGGTCTTGCCCGATCCGGCCCCGGCCACGATCAGCAGCGGCGAACCCTCGTGGAGCACCGCCTGGCGCTGTTGCGGATTGAGCCCCTCGAGGAGTTGGTCGGTTTCGGTGGCCGGAGAAACGGAGATCATATTGCCTCAAACTTACCGCTGCCCCACGACAACTTTGCGCTGGCACTACGCCCGGTGGCACACTCAAATGCATGCTCACCGAGCAGCAGCGATTTTTCTACGGGTACCGGTTCGCGGTGCCCGTGGTCTAGCTGTATTCCTTCCAGCCCCGCGGTCCGCATCCGGATCCGGGGCTCTTTTCATGAGTGAGGCCTGGAACCGGCGAGCAGACCCCCGCACAACGAGGAGCCCACCATGACTGAGACCATCGAGAACGTGCCTGAGATCGATGACCTGCGTCGAGAGATCGACGAACTCGATGCCACCATCCTGGCCGCCATCCAGCGGCGTACCGAGGTCTCCAAGGAGATCGGCAAAGCCCGCATGGCCTCGGGCGGCACCCGCCTGGTGCACAGCCGTGAGATGAAGGTCATCGAGCGCTACAGCGTGCTCGGGCCCGAAGGCAAAGACCTCGCCATGCTGTTGCTGCGGCTGGGCCGTGGCCGCTTGGGTCACTGAACGCTTCGGCAAGGCGGGCCATCGTGGCCGTCGGGAGGGCTGACGGCCTCCCGGAAATTGCCGTCAAGGCGCTCGATGCTCGGCCCCAATAATGGGTAGGTGACAAGACCCAGGTGGCGCCGGTGAGCGTGCTCAACGCTTTTCTGACGACATCCCGGGCCGCGCGGTCGAGCTTCGGTTCCGGCACGCCACAGCCCGGAGCCCCCTTGTTCCAGAGCAGCACGGCAATCCGCGACGTCGAGAGCGGCATGCAGGGGACCAAGCCCGGGGACGCCTGGACGGGCACGGCGTCTGACGCGTATGCCCAGGCCAACGACGAACACATCAGGAAGATCGGCACGTTCGCCGAACTCGATCAGCGTCTCGGCAGTCGGATCGACTCGGCGGCGAGTGTGGTCACCAACGGGCGCGAAGACCTCGATTCAGTCCATGACCGGGTGGTCAGCTTGGCGGAGCTGGTTCCACCAGGTCCGTTTCGCGAGCTGACGCTGCTGCCCATCGTCAACGCGGGCATCGGGCAGATCGAAAACATCGTCAGCCGCGCCACAGCCGACCTCACGTCGATCGGCGAGGACATCAGCGGAATTGCCGGCGAGTACCAGAAGCTCGGCGGCAACGAGGGCTCCGGACCTACTCCGGACGAGGACCCTCGCCAGAAACTCGAAGAGATTCTTCGCGAATACCAGGTCGAAGACGATCGGATGCTGCCCAAGTGGCTGCTCGACCGGATCGGAGATGTATTCGGAGACGATCTCAAAGGGGATGCCAACCTCACCGTCGGTGAATACCGGGTGCTCTCGGAATTGCTCGCGACGAAAGGGCCGTTGGCGGTCAAGGAGTTCTTCGACATCAAGAGCGCTGCAGAAGATGCGGCCAATGGGAGGTTCCCTCCACCCGATGGCAACACGAGTGACAATCACACCGATGCGTTCCGGCACACGTACTGGAATGCCCTGATGACGCAGCGGTTCGGTGAAGAGTGGACCCGCAAGTTCGCCACGGCCCACGAGCGCCGCCCGGGTGATCCCGCACCGCGGGAGGCGATGGACTTGTACAACAACGAAATCGGCCGCCAGATCGGAATGGCCAACCCGGACGCGTCGCCCCAGGAGCTCGCCGATCTCGTGGAGTCGGCGGTACGGGACGGCGACACCGTGATCGTGAGCAAGGATGGCGCCGGTCTGACCTGGAGCAACGACCCGGCACTGCCGCCTGGCCTGCCCGGGGGCGACCCCAAGAATGCTCCCCCCGGCGACCCGACCCCCTATCCCACCGAGGGACGAACTCCAGGAGTGCCGGGATGACGAGAGCGACGGCCGCGATTGCCCTGCTCATCGCGGGTCTGCTCAGCGGATGCTTCTACGGCGCCGGCAAAGACGATGGCGCCGAAAAGCTGAAAGACACCATTGCCGCCATGCCGGGTGTCACCCGCGCCGGGTTCTCGACGAACGACGAGGGCTTGGCAACCGTGACGCTGCCGAACCTCTACGTGATGATGATGACGGCGGACCCTCAGCAGATCCGAGCGGTCGTCGACACACTCAAGAACAACCCGCACCAGGATCTGGAAACCGTCGACATCACCGTCTCCGAGAAGCCGTTGATCTCAGTCAGCCGCACAGTCGCCGACATCGGTACCGATCAGTTCATCGAGGATGTCGAGCGCCTGCGCCGGCTCGCCCCGGCGGTAGGTCCGGCCGCGGTGATGAAATGGACGCGCGACGACGTCCCCGACGGCGATCTCTCCGTATCGGTCGAATCGCCCGTGGACGCCACACTCGCCACGATCCGGGAGCACCTGGACGGCATCGGCCATGCCGAGATATATCCCGGCTCATCGAGCGGCGTGCAGCGCTGGAGTATCTACTTTCCGTTCTCGCCTGATGAGGAACGACACGTCAACTCCCAACTCGAGTCGCTCCCCGTTCAAGTCGGTGCGGTGACGGTCAGTTCCGGCGTCATCACCGAGCTCAACGTCGCGGTGACAAACATTCAATCCGCGGAATCCGAACTGAACGAGGTGATCGCTGCGCTCGCCGCCGGACCAGACTCACCGTTGATGTTGAGCTGGCAGGTGGGGCAGATCTTCCTTCCGGCGGCACCCGACGGGATCGTGCATGCAGGTGCTTGCGGATATCCGAGCACACCCCACGGGGACAACCTGTCGCCCGAGGAAAGGGCGCTGCAGGAACGCGTGCGCCGGCAGTTCGACACCTGCCCCCGATAGGCCCGCTAGGGCGTCGCCGGTTTGGCGGGCGTCTTCAGCGAGTCGAGCAGCCAGGGCGTCAACCACTGCACGGCCTCTGAGGTCGGGTGCACACCGTCGCTGCGCATCCGCACCCCGTTGATCTTCGCGGTGTACTCGCCGTCCGGATTGAGCTTGTCGTTGAAATCCAGCACCGACACGTTGGGCCGCCGCGCGGCTTCGTTGCGCAACATGGTGTTCCAGGCCTGAACCCGGCCCGGCTGATCCTCTGGATACAGCGTTCCGTCCGACCGCTCACCGCGCCGGTTGTAGGGCGCCGTCGTCACCACCACTCGCGCCCCGGTCGAGCTCAGAATGTCCAGCGCACGCTTCAGTTCACTCTTGAGATACGTGTCGTAGGCGTCGTTGCCGATGTGTGTCCATCGCCCGCGCCAGGTGCGGTCAACAGCCTCCCAGCGCCCGATCATCATCAGCACGGTGTCCGGACGGTCATGGGCGATTCGCTGTGCCCACCGCTCCGGCCACGAGTCGCACTCGGGTTTCTGGTTGAGCGTCTCCCCGGCCGAGCGGTACGGGCCGCCGCGGGCGATGCCGCAGCCGATCGTCGTGTAGTCGCTGAAATGAAAGCCCGGGGTGGCCGGCAGATAACGCATCAACGTCCAGGCCACCGAGTCGCCGAAGACCGCGACGGTGCGTGTCCCCGGGGCCAGGCGCGCCGGCGGCGAGCCCACTGCCACGGGCCGCTCCGCACCGACGTCGACCTCGGCCACCGCGGCCGTCACGTCCGGAACCGCCGGCCGGGCCGGACCGCCGACGGGGACCACCGTCATCGTCACCACCGCAGCGGTGGCCACCGTGGCCGCCGACAACCGCAGCATCGGGACGTGCTGTGGGCGCCAATGCCGGACCGGCTGCTCGATCGCCCACCACGACACCCACGACACCGCGATCGTGACCGCGCACCGCAACGCCAGCAGCGACCAGCCGGACAGACCCGTACGTTCCCCGTTGAGGATCAGGAAGATCGGCCAGTGCCACAGGTAGACGCCGTAGGAAATGACGCCGAGCGTGACCAACGGATACCAGGCCAGCGCGCGGGCGACGTAGCCGTCCTGGTCCAGCGCGACCGGGGCGACGACGAGCACGGCGCCCACCGCGACGACGAGCAGCACGCCGTGCCGGAACTGCTCGGCGCTACCGGTCGCCAGGTGCGCGGCCGCCGCCAGCAAAGCCACCCCGATCACCGGCAAGGTCCAGGCGACCCAGCGGCGCCAGCGAGCCCGGATCAACGTGCCCGACATGGTCAGGGCCGACCAGTCACGCACCAGCAGTGCCGCGGCGGCCGCGCCGATCAACAGCGCCTGCGCGCGGGTGTCGGTGCCGAAGTACACCCGGTTGAGCTCACCGGCATCGCCGGACATCACGATCGCCAACACGGCCGAGCCGACCAACCCCAGCGTCGCCAGCACGAACACCACGAGCCGCACCGCACCAGGCGAGCGGCGGCGCACGAGCAGGACAGCGCCCAGCACCAGCAGAGGCCACAGCACGTAGTACTGCTCCTCGACCGCCAGCGACCAGGTGTGCTGCAACGGTGACGGCGTGGCGCCCTGACTGAAGTAGTCGGTGTCGGCGGCGACGAAGACCCAGTTGGCCATCCAGAAGAACGCCGCGACCGCGTCCTCCCGCAGTGAGGCCACCGCCTCGGGCGGGAACAGGCTTCGAGCGATCACCACGGCCAGCGTCATCAGCACCATCGCCGGCAACAGGCGCTTGGCCCGCCGGATCCAGAACCCCTTGAGGTCGATCCGCTCGGTGCGGCGGTACTCGTCGAGCAACAGCGAGGTGATCAGGAATCCACTGAGCACGAAGAAGATGTCGACGCCGATGAACCCCCCGGCCACACCGGGCACCCCGCCGTGGCCGGCCAGCACCAGGGCCACCGCGATGGCGCGGATGCCGTCGAGTGCGGGGATGTCACGCCGGATGGAGGCACGCCGACGCCGACTGGCAGCACGGACTGGCGCCGCAGTCACGTCATGCCCTCCCGTCTTGGCGTCCGAGCCCCAGAGTTTAGGGGGCCTCGGGCGCCGAACCGGGAAGGCGCGACGGGGCGTTAGCGCGTTAGCGCAATATATTTCGTGTCGAGGTACTCCTCGATACCTTCGGAGCCACCCTCACGGCCGAAGCCGGACTCCTTGATACCGCCGAACGGTGCGGCCGCATCGGAGATGACGCCACGGTTGATGCCGACCATCCCGGACTCGATGCCCTCGGCCACCCGCAGGGCGCGGTCCAGGGACTGGGTGTAAACGTAAGCAGCCAAGCCGTATTCGGTGTTGTTCGCGGCGGCCACCCCCTCGTCCTCGGTGTCGAAGCCGGTGATCGGGGCGACCGGCCCGAAGATCTCCTCCTTGAGGATGCGGGCGTCGGCGGGCACATCGGCCAGGACGGTGGCCGGGTAGAAGTTGCCCGGGCCGCCCGGTGCGACTCCGCCGACGGCGACCGTCGCGCCCCGCGACACCGCGTCGGAGACGAGTTCGGTGACGGTGGAGACCTGCTTGGAATTGATCAGTGGGCCCAACGTGGACGACGGGTCGATGCCCTTGCCGAGGGTGAACTCGCTCATCCGCTTGACGAGCTTCTCGGTGAACTCCTCGCGGACCGCGTTGGCCACGTGGAAGCGGTTGGCTGCGGTACAGGCCTCACCACCGTTGCGCATCTTGGCCAGGATCGCGCCGTCCACCGCCGCGTCGACATCGGCGTCGTCGAACACGATGAACGGGGCGTTGCCGCCCAACTCCATCGATGTGCGCAGCAGCTTGTCCGCGGACTGCTTGACCAGTGACTTGCCCACGCCGGTGGAGCCGGTGAAGGTGAGCTTGCGCAGCCGGCCGTCGTCGATCAGGGCCGTGGTCACCGCACCCGGGTTGGTCGTCGGCAGCACCGACAGCACCCCCTTGGGCAGGCCGGCCTCATCCATCAGCTTGGCCAGCAACAGCATGGTCAGCGGAGTCTCCTGCGCGGGCTTGACGATCATCGTGCAGCCCGCGGCGAAGGCCGGGCCCATCTTGCGAGTCCCCATGGCCAGCGGGAAGTTCCACGGCGTGATCGCGTAGCACGGGCCGACGGCCTGCTTGGTGACGAGTATGCGTCCGGTGCCGGCCGGCGCCGGGGTGTAGCGCCCGGCGATGCGCACCGCCTCTTCGGAGAACCAGCGGAAGAACTCGGCGCCGTAGGTGACCTCGCCCTTGCTCTCGGGCAGCACCTTGCCCATCTCCAGGGTCATCAACGCGGCAATGTCGTCGGCGTTCTCGGTGATCTTCTCGAACACCGACCGGAGGATCTCGCCCCGCTTGCGCGGTGCGGTCGCGGCCCATTCGGCCTGCACCGCACACGCGGCGTCCAGCGCGGCGACGGCGTCCGCGGCGGTCGCGTCGGCCACCGTGGCCAACACCTGATCGTCGCTCGGGTCGAGCACATTGAACGTCGAGGCGGCCTGGCGTTCTTCACCACCGATCCACAGACCCGTGGGCACGGATGAAATCAAGTCTTCAATGGCCATACATCCATCATGTACACCTTCGAATCAAGCACCGCACTAAGGTCAGCAGAATGAGTGCTGACATCACCGCAACCCCCGCATGGCAGGCATTGTCGAAGCACTACGACGAGATCCGCGACATTCATCTGACGGAGCTGTTCGCCGAGGATCCGGCCCGCGGAACCGAACTGGTGTTGACGGTCGGCGATCTCTACATCGATTACAGCAAGCACCGCGTCACCCGTCGCACCCTGGAGTTGCTTGCCGATCTGGCCCGTGCCGCCGGACTGGAGGCCCGCCGTGACGCGATGTTCACCGGGGAACACATCAACACCTCCGAGGACCGCGCGGTGCTGCACACCGCGCTGCGGTTGCCCGCCGACGCGGCGTTGACGGTCGACGGCCAGGACGTGGTGGCCGACGTGCACGCCGTCTTGGATCGGATGGGCGCGTTCACCGACCGGCTGCGCAACGGCGAGTGGACCGGCGCCACCGGCGAGCGCATCAAGACAGTGGTGAACATCGGCATCGGCGGGTCGGATCTGGGCCCGGTCATGGTGTACGACGCACTGCGTCACTACGCCGACGCCGGCATCAGCGCCCGCTTCGTGTCCAACGTCGACCCGGCCGACATGGTCGCCACCCTCGCCGACCTGGACCCCGCCACAACACTTTTCATCGTCGCGTCGAAGACGTTCTCCACGCTGGAGACGC
The genomic region above belongs to Mycolicibacterium sp. HK-90 and contains:
- a CDS encoding NAD-dependent succinate-semialdehyde dehydrogenase, which codes for MAIEDLISSVPTGLWIGGEERQAASTFNVLDPSDDQVLATVADATAADAVAALDAACAVQAEWAATAPRKRGEILRSVFEKITENADDIAALMTLEMGKVLPESKGEVTYGAEFFRWFSEEAVRIAGRYTPAPAGTGRILVTKQAVGPCYAITPWNFPLAMGTRKMGPAFAAGCTMIVKPAQETPLTMLLLAKLMDEAGLPKGVLSVLPTTNPGAVTTALIDDGRLRKLTFTGSTGVGKSLVKQSADKLLRTSMELGGNAPFIVFDDADVDAAVDGAILAKMRNGGEACTAANRFHVANAVREEFTEKLVKRMSEFTLGKGIDPSSTLGPLINSKQVSTVTELVSDAVSRGATVAVGGVAPGGPGNFYPATVLADVPADARILKEEIFGPVAPITGFDTEDEGVAAANNTEYGLAAYVYTQSLDRALRVAEGIESGMVGINRGVISDAAAPFGGIKESGFGREGGSEGIEEYLDTKYIALTR